From the Quadrisphaera sp. RL12-1S genome, one window contains:
- a CDS encoding sugar transferase: MTTVVPRPAPARGPEPLRGGAVEHGSPGRLRRVAPPRTHWTTVYVRRVVLADAVAVLGATSLAYALRFAAVPTETWQDLLLLLGVPALWFSTLFANRTYEARFLGLGSEEYGRVVRASTFTLAMLATGSWAFQLDIARGYVLFALPLGTAGLLVLRYLNRQVLHAQRERGLHTQTLVVAGHHEGVLGVVRQVRRARYHGMVVVGVCLPDARGGRRGEEAFVLAQLAEMGVPVLGTLEELAETSVAAGVDAVAVLPTPETDGAFLRRLGWALEETHADLFVAPAVTEVVGPRVAIRPVCGLPLLHLERPEMTGFRRLAKGTVDRLAAAVAVLLLAPVLLLIALAVKLDSRGPVLFRQERVGLEGRTFGMLKFRSMVVDAEARLRELVSSSEGNAVLFKMKDDPRVTRVGRVLRRLSLDELPQLLNVLVGQMSLVGPRPPLAREVAVYGDDARRKLLVKPGLTGLWQINGRSDLDWDESLRLDLRYVENWSFAFDFMILWKTVGAVVRSKGAY, from the coding sequence ATGACCACCGTCGTGCCCCGGCCCGCTCCAGCCCGCGGCCCAGAGCCGCTGCGGGGCGGAGCCGTCGAGCACGGCTCCCCGGGCCGCCTGCGCCGCGTCGCCCCGCCGCGCACCCACTGGACCACCGTCTACGTGCGCCGGGTGGTTCTCGCCGACGCGGTGGCCGTGCTCGGCGCGACCTCGCTGGCGTACGCGCTGCGCTTCGCGGCCGTGCCCACCGAGACCTGGCAGGACCTGCTCCTGCTGCTGGGCGTGCCGGCGCTGTGGTTCTCCACCCTCTTCGCCAACCGGACCTACGAGGCGCGGTTCCTCGGGCTGGGCAGCGAGGAGTACGGCCGCGTCGTCCGCGCCAGCACCTTCACCCTGGCGATGCTGGCCACCGGCTCGTGGGCGTTCCAGCTGGACATCGCCCGCGGCTACGTCCTGTTCGCCCTGCCGCTCGGCACCGCCGGGCTGCTGGTGCTGCGCTACCTCAACCGGCAGGTCCTCCACGCCCAGCGCGAGAGGGGCCTCCACACCCAGACCCTCGTGGTGGCGGGCCACCACGAGGGCGTCCTGGGCGTGGTGCGCCAGGTCCGTCGGGCCCGCTACCACGGGATGGTGGTGGTGGGCGTCTGCCTCCCCGACGCCCGCGGCGGACGCCGCGGCGAGGAGGCCTTCGTGCTCGCGCAGCTGGCCGAGATGGGCGTCCCCGTGCTCGGCACGCTCGAGGAGCTCGCCGAGACCAGCGTGGCGGCGGGTGTCGACGCGGTCGCCGTGCTGCCCACGCCGGAGACCGACGGCGCCTTCCTGCGCCGCCTCGGCTGGGCGCTGGAGGAGACGCACGCCGACCTCTTCGTGGCGCCCGCCGTCACCGAGGTGGTGGGGCCGCGGGTGGCGATCCGCCCGGTGTGCGGCCTGCCGCTGCTGCACCTGGAGCGGCCCGAGATGACGGGCTTCCGGCGCCTCGCGAAGGGGACGGTGGACCGACTCGCCGCCGCGGTCGCGGTCCTGCTGCTGGCCCCCGTGCTGCTGCTCATCGCGCTGGCCGTGAAGCTGGACAGCCGGGGCCCGGTGCTCTTCCGGCAGGAGCGGGTGGGCCTGGAGGGCCGCACCTTCGGGATGCTGAAGTTCCGGTCCATGGTGGTGGACGCCGAGGCGCGCCTGAGGGAGCTGGTGAGCTCCAGCGAGGGCAACGCGGTGCTCTTCAAGATGAAGGACGACCCGCGGGTCACCCGGGTCGGCCGTGTGCTGCGGCGGCTGTCCCTGGACGAGCTGCCGCAGCTGCTCAACGTCCTGGTCGGCCAGATGTCCCTGGTCGGTCCACGCCCGCCGCTGGCCCGGGAGGTGGCCGTCTACGGCGACGACGCCCGGCGCAAGCTGCTCGTGAAGCCCGGCCTGACCGGGCTGTGGCAGATCAACGGCCGCTCCGACCTGGACTGGGACGAGTCCCTGCGCCTGGACCTGCGCTACGTGGAGAACTGGTCGTTCGCGTTCGACTTCATGATCCTGTGGAAGACCGTGGGCGCCGTCGTCCGCAGCAAGGGCGCCTACTGA
- the rfbA gene encoding glucose-1-phosphate thymidylyltransferase RfbA, with the protein MKGIILAGGSGTRLHPLTLGTSKQLVPVYDKPMVYYPLSTLIAAGIRDVLVITTPHDAAAFRRLLGDGSQFGVAISYQVQAEPNGLAQAFVLGADFIGGDTVALVLGDNIFYGPGLGTQLSRFVDIDGASIFGYWVADPTAYGVIEFDTAGRAVSLEEKPAAPRSNFAVPGLYFYDNDVVAIAKDLRPSARGEYEITDVNRTYLEQGRLWVEVLPRGTAWLDTGTVDSLMDAGVYIRTIEQRQGLKIGAPEEVAWHQGFLTDEELRERAAPLVKSGYGAYLLELLERRHTAGGAGGAASNEGVAL; encoded by the coding sequence GTGAAGGGGATCATCCTGGCGGGGGGCTCGGGGACGCGCCTGCACCCGCTGACGCTCGGCACGTCCAAGCAGCTGGTGCCGGTGTACGACAAGCCGATGGTCTACTACCCGCTGTCCACGCTGATCGCGGCGGGCATCCGGGACGTGCTGGTGATCACCACCCCGCACGACGCCGCGGCCTTCCGGCGGCTGCTGGGTGACGGCTCCCAGTTCGGGGTGGCCATCAGCTACCAGGTGCAGGCCGAGCCCAACGGCCTGGCGCAGGCCTTCGTGCTGGGCGCGGACTTCATCGGCGGTGACACGGTGGCGCTGGTGCTGGGAGACAACATCTTCTACGGCCCCGGGCTGGGCACCCAGCTGAGCCGCTTCGTGGACATCGACGGGGCCTCAATCTTCGGGTACTGGGTGGCCGACCCCACGGCGTACGGCGTCATCGAGTTCGACACCGCCGGGAGGGCGGTGTCCCTGGAGGAGAAGCCGGCCGCGCCGCGGTCGAACTTCGCGGTGCCGGGGCTGTACTTCTACGACAACGACGTCGTGGCCATCGCGAAGGACCTGCGGCCGTCGGCGCGGGGGGAGTACGAGATCACCGACGTGAACCGCACCTACCTGGAGCAGGGGCGGCTGTGGGTGGAGGTCCTGCCGCGCGGGACGGCGTGGCTGGACACCGGCACGGTGGACTCCCTCATGGACGCCGGGGTGTACATCCGCACCATCGAGCAGCGGCAGGGGCTGAAGATCGGTGCGCCGGAGGAGGTGGCCTGGCACCAGGGGTTCCTCACGGACGAGGAGCTGCGCGAGCGAGCGGCGCCTCTGGTGAAGTCCGGCTACGGGGCCTACCTGCTGGAGCTGCTGGAGCGCCGCCACACCGCTGGTGGAGCCGGCGGGGCTGCGTCGAACGAGGGGGTTGCGCTGTGA
- a CDS encoding MarR family winged helix-turn-helix transcriptional regulator — MDDDEVDRLVAAWARERPDLDASPLLVLSRVSRLAHHLDRARAEAFAGTELVQWEFDVLAALRRSGAPHELSPSSLAAATLVTSGTMTTRIDRLAARGLVERHPDPADRRGVLVRLTGDGASRVDTALADLLARERSVLDALGPQRSAQLADLLRQLLAPFEG; from the coding sequence GTGGACGACGACGAGGTCGACCGGCTGGTGGCGGCCTGGGCGCGCGAGCGCCCCGACCTGGACGCCTCGCCGCTGCTCGTGCTCTCACGGGTCTCGCGCCTGGCCCACCACCTCGACCGGGCCCGCGCGGAGGCGTTCGCCGGCACCGAGCTGGTCCAGTGGGAGTTCGACGTCCTCGCGGCGCTGCGCCGCTCCGGTGCGCCGCACGAGCTGTCGCCGTCGTCGCTGGCCGCCGCCACCCTGGTCACCTCCGGCACGATGACCACCCGCATCGACAGGCTCGCGGCGCGCGGCCTGGTGGAGCGCCACCCCGACCCGGCGGACCGCCGCGGCGTGCTCGTGCGGCTCACCGGCGACGGCGCGAGCCGCGTGGACACCGCGCTCGCGGACCTCCTCGCCCGGGAGCGGTCCGTGCTCGACGCGCTGGGGCCGCAGCGGTCCGCGCAGCTGGCGGACCTGCTGCGCCAGCTGCTGGCGCCGTTCGAGGGCTGA
- the rfbB gene encoding dTDP-glucose 4,6-dehydratase — translation MKLLVTGGAGFIGANFVHATVRERPDVDVVVLDKLTYAGDRATLEAVADRITFVEGDCADTALVSQLVGDLAAGGEDAAVVHFAAESHNDNSLSDPWPFVQTNLLGTYALLEAVRAHGVRYHHVSTDEVYGDLPLADPADDPARERFTADTPYNPSSPYSATKAGSDLLVRAWARSFGIRATISNCSNNYGPWQHVEKFIPRQITNILDGVRPKVYGAGTNVRDWIHVDDHNRAVWAVLGRGRVGQTYLIGADGEANNLRVVRALLEIAGQDADAYDLVSDRPGHDLRYAIDASLLREELGWRPLHSDLESGLKATFDWYRDNEAWWRPRKAATEAKYAQLGR, via the coding sequence GTGAAGCTGCTGGTGACCGGGGGCGCGGGGTTCATCGGCGCCAACTTCGTGCACGCCACGGTGCGGGAGCGGCCGGACGTCGACGTCGTCGTCCTGGACAAGCTCACCTACGCCGGTGACCGCGCCACCCTCGAGGCGGTCGCTGACCGCATCACCTTCGTGGAGGGCGACTGCGCGGACACCGCGCTGGTCTCGCAGCTGGTGGGGGACCTCGCTGCGGGTGGTGAGGACGCGGCGGTGGTGCACTTCGCGGCGGAGTCGCACAACGACAACTCCCTGTCCGACCCCTGGCCGTTCGTGCAGACCAACCTGCTGGGCACGTACGCGCTGCTGGAGGCGGTGCGGGCGCACGGGGTGCGCTACCACCACGTCTCGACCGACGAGGTCTACGGCGACCTGCCGCTGGCGGACCCGGCTGACGACCCCGCCCGGGAGAGGTTCACCGCTGACACCCCGTACAACCCGTCCTCGCCGTACTCGGCCACCAAGGCGGGGTCGGACCTGCTGGTGCGGGCGTGGGCGCGCTCGTTCGGGATCCGCGCCACGATCTCCAACTGCTCGAACAACTACGGGCCGTGGCAGCACGTGGAGAAGTTCATCCCGCGCCAGATCACCAACATCCTCGACGGGGTGCGCCCGAAGGTCTACGGCGCGGGCACCAACGTGCGGGACTGGATCCACGTGGACGACCACAACCGCGCGGTGTGGGCGGTGCTGGGCCGCGGCCGGGTGGGGCAGACCTACCTCATCGGCGCGGACGGGGAGGCGAACAACCTGCGGGTGGTGCGGGCGCTGCTGGAGATCGCGGGGCAGGACGCCGACGCCTACGACCTGGTGAGCGACCGTCCCGGGCACGACCTGCGCTACGCCATCGACGCCTCGCTGCTGCGGGAGGAGCTGGGGTGGCGCCCGCTGCACTCGGACCTGGAGTCGGGGCTGAAGGCCACCTTCGACTGGTACCGCGACAACGAGGCGTGGTGGCGGCCCCGCAAGGCCGCCACCGAGGCCAAGTACGCCCAGCTGGGCCGCTGA
- a CDS encoding toxic anion resistance protein, with protein MPDPSDSSLDLGAAPGAPTPATGAPRGLDLTPAAPVPAIPEDEAEGMVPLDPATRAALAERARAFVADLAGKDPRSPEFQRKLDDVVKMGDREVRASSQVSNRMLQRPSSSPAGAAGAARGRPGGGPAADAQAQVADTLAELRRTVTELDPGRADLKGPRRLFGLLPGGQKVQRYFDRYQDAQSQLDAIIRALASGQDALRRDNAAIEQEKAELWATMGKLTEYVVLARALDTATQEKVGELRVTDPKAADALTADALFPIRQRHQDLLTQLTVSAQGYLALDLVRRNNVELIKGVDRAQTTTVSALRTAVVVAQALSQQQLVLDQVSALNTTTSATIESTSRLLRQQTAQVHEQAASATVDVEVLQRAFDEVFATMDAIDTFKLKAVENLATTVDALEGQMKRSRSYVARTREAEQRDAAAQIDDGR; from the coding sequence ATGCCTGACCCGTCGGACAGCTCGCTGGACCTGGGCGCCGCCCCGGGCGCGCCCACGCCGGCCACCGGCGCGCCGCGCGGACTGGACCTCACGCCCGCGGCGCCGGTCCCCGCCATCCCGGAGGACGAGGCCGAGGGCATGGTCCCGCTCGACCCGGCCACCCGCGCGGCGCTGGCCGAGCGGGCCCGCGCCTTCGTGGCCGACCTGGCCGGCAAGGACCCGCGCAGCCCGGAGTTCCAGCGCAAGCTGGACGACGTCGTGAAGATGGGCGACCGGGAGGTCCGCGCCTCGTCCCAGGTGTCCAACCGGATGCTGCAGCGCCCCTCCTCCAGCCCCGCGGGTGCCGCCGGTGCGGCGCGGGGACGCCCCGGCGGCGGTCCGGCCGCCGACGCGCAGGCCCAGGTGGCCGACACCCTCGCCGAGCTGCGCCGCACCGTCACCGAGCTCGACCCGGGACGCGCCGACCTCAAGGGGCCGCGCCGGCTGTTCGGCCTGCTGCCCGGTGGCCAGAAGGTGCAGCGGTACTTCGACCGCTACCAGGACGCGCAGAGCCAGCTGGACGCGATCATCCGCGCCCTGGCCTCCGGCCAGGACGCGCTGCGCCGCGACAACGCCGCCATCGAGCAGGAGAAGGCCGAGCTCTGGGCCACCATGGGCAAGCTCACCGAGTACGTGGTGCTGGCCCGCGCCCTGGACACCGCCACCCAGGAGAAGGTCGGCGAGCTGCGGGTCACCGACCCCAAGGCCGCCGACGCGCTCACCGCCGACGCCCTCTTCCCCATCCGGCAGCGCCACCAGGACCTGTTGACGCAGCTGACCGTCAGCGCCCAGGGCTACCTCGCGCTCGACCTCGTGCGCCGCAACAACGTCGAGCTCATCAAGGGCGTCGACAGGGCGCAGACCACCACCGTCTCCGCGCTGCGGACCGCCGTCGTCGTCGCCCAGGCCCTGTCCCAGCAGCAGCTGGTGCTCGACCAGGTCAGCGCCCTCAACACCACCACGAGCGCCACCATCGAGTCGACGTCGCGGCTGCTGCGCCAGCAGACGGCGCAGGTGCACGAGCAGGCCGCCAGCGCGACGGTCGACGTCGAGGTGCTGCAGCGCGCCTTCGACGAGGTGTTCGCGACCATGGACGCCATCGACACCTTCAAGCTGAAGGCCGTGGAGAACCTGGCCACCACCGTCGACGCGCTCGAGGGCCAGATGAAGAGGTCCCGCTCGTACGTCGCGCGCACCCGCGAGGCGGAGCAGCGGGACGCGGCCGCCCAGATCGACGACGGCCGGTGA
- a CDS encoding LCP family protein, whose amino-acid sequence MSTVEDERDGVGQLLAPRPAAPAGPRRRRRGGLVLALAAVVVVALAAAAAALWSSVPAVGHLGDPFSSIPAAERPAVATAAGRAQNILLIGSDSRANGDGEDASAAAGAPADQEADWTRGGQRSDVLAVLHLSADGRSAAMVSIPRDSWVPVPGYGTTKVNAAFSYGGAPLAVRTVEQLTGVRIDHVVAIDFSGFARVTDALGGVRICVPQAVSDHLGTVQAGCQVMDGQQALTYVRQRKTLPGGDFDRERRQQNWMRSVIAGATDRDLLGDPVKLTAVVRELASSVRTDDGLGEPQLLSLALAHRDLRAADVTFLQAPLADPATGTEGSQSVVYLDTAAGAQLWQALKDDDVASWVGAHPGAALGDTVR is encoded by the coding sequence GTGAGCACGGTCGAGGACGAGCGCGACGGGGTGGGCCAGCTGCTCGCGCCGCGGCCGGCCGCACCGGCCGGCCCGCGCCGCCGGCGCCGGGGCGGACTGGTGCTCGCGCTGGCCGCCGTGGTCGTGGTGGCGCTGGCGGCGGCCGCCGCCGCGCTGTGGAGCTCGGTGCCCGCGGTCGGCCACCTCGGCGACCCCTTCTCCTCGATCCCCGCCGCCGAGCGCCCCGCGGTGGCCACCGCGGCCGGGCGGGCGCAGAACATCCTCCTCATCGGCTCCGACAGCCGCGCGAACGGCGACGGCGAGGACGCCTCCGCCGCGGCGGGCGCCCCGGCCGACCAGGAGGCCGACTGGACCCGCGGCGGCCAGCGCAGCGACGTGCTCGCCGTGCTCCACCTGTCCGCCGACGGTCGCAGCGCCGCGATGGTCTCGATCCCCCGCGACTCGTGGGTGCCGGTGCCCGGCTACGGCACCACCAAGGTCAACGCCGCCTTCTCCTACGGCGGCGCACCGCTCGCCGTCCGCACGGTCGAGCAGCTCACCGGCGTGCGCATCGACCACGTCGTGGCCATCGACTTCTCCGGCTTCGCCCGCGTCACCGACGCCCTCGGCGGCGTGCGGATCTGCGTGCCGCAGGCCGTCTCCGACCACCTCGGCACCGTCCAGGCCGGCTGCCAGGTGATGGACGGGCAGCAGGCCCTCACCTACGTGCGCCAGCGCAAGACGCTGCCCGGCGGCGACTTCGACCGCGAGCGGCGCCAGCAGAACTGGATGCGCTCGGTCATCGCCGGCGCCACCGACCGCGACCTGCTGGGCGACCCGGTGAAGCTCACCGCGGTGGTGCGCGAGCTGGCGTCGTCGGTGCGCACCGACGACGGCCTCGGCGAGCCGCAGCTGCTGTCCCTGGCGCTGGCGCACCGCGACCTGCGGGCCGCCGACGTCACCTTCCTGCAGGCGCCCCTGGCCGACCCCGCCACGGGCACGGAGGGGTCGCAGTCGGTGGTCTACCTGGACACCGCCGCCGGGGCCCAGCTGTGGCAGGCGCTCAAGGACGACGACGTGGCGTCCTGGGTGGGCGCCCACCCGGGCGCGGCCCTCGGCGACACCGTCAGGTAG
- a CDS encoding TetR/AcrR family transcriptional regulator — MTGAERREQLLVVGRGLFAQKGFDGTSVEEVAARARVSKPVVYEHFGGKEGLYAVVVDREVRALLSALSAALDTRAHPRVLLERTTLALLGYVEENTDGFRILVRDSPVAQTTGTFASLLGDVATQVEEMLSQEFRRLGLSVDAAPMYAQMLVGMVALTGQWWLGSRQPDKAVVAAHIVNLAWNGLSGMEPSPRLTPHAG; from the coding sequence ATGACCGGCGCTGAGCGGCGCGAGCAGCTGCTCGTCGTCGGCCGCGGACTCTTCGCGCAGAAGGGGTTCGACGGCACCAGCGTCGAGGAGGTCGCCGCCCGTGCCCGGGTCTCCAAGCCGGTGGTCTACGAGCACTTCGGCGGCAAGGAGGGCCTGTACGCCGTCGTCGTCGACCGCGAGGTCCGCGCGCTGCTCTCGGCGCTGAGCGCCGCCCTCGACACCCGCGCCCACCCCCGCGTGCTGCTGGAGCGCACCACGCTCGCCCTGCTGGGGTACGTGGAGGAGAACACCGACGGGTTCCGCATCCTCGTGCGCGACTCCCCCGTGGCGCAGACCACGGGGACCTTCGCGAGCCTCCTCGGCGACGTGGCCACCCAGGTCGAGGAGATGCTGTCGCAGGAGTTCCGCAGGCTCGGCCTCAGCGTCGACGCGGCCCCCATGTACGCGCAGATGCTGGTCGGCATGGTGGCGCTGACCGGCCAGTGGTGGCTCGGGTCCCGCCAGCCCGACAAGGCCGTGGTGGCCGCGCACATCGTCAACCTCGCGTGGAACGGGCTCTCGGGCATGGAGCCCAGCCCCCGCCTGACCCCGCACGCGGGCTGA
- a CDS encoding alginate lyase family protein, whose translation MRQRDVLARAALGVLALLAPVALGLAPHAEAESVAPTAAPTAAPTAEASASASGTTSAATDVPATEVLLDDFDGHGAPAAAAVGGQYRSWTSPGASLTSSGGALEVAGLGPGSSFHLSASQVRARDVLVSSTTTAEPEGARYYGGVSARVTAAGRYAATVSTAQTGEVVVRVDRVTRTGTTRLGQGAVTAVPGAPLHLDLRVEGAAPTRLRARAWVEGAAVPDWQVVAADDAAELSGPGAVSLQGYLSRAAASASVRVDAVSAWSWDATASETPSSPAASDGPATSPSAAPSPTTSAPLVTPTAPSLTPSAPLVTPSAVSTTPATTPATTPATTPATTPATTPATTAATTAPAPSASSGRPSLTGFQHPGIVVSSEQLVFVRAQVAASREPWTSALARARGSFYAKASWVPQPVAQVKCGASSSLNTGCTAETDDAQAAYTNALLFSLTGEQRYGDKAVQILDAWSGVLQGHSFDTSLYKNGRLQAAWAGQTFSKAAELVRYSRAGWAPDRVARFEQMLRTAFLPMVRDGWTGGGANWQLSMAEATMDIGVFLDDRAVFDDGVADWRAQVVSAFYLTSDGPQPIPPLGTYVKASYVLTYWYGPSRFVDGLGQETCRDLGHTAMGLAAALNAAETAQIQGLDLFEEQRPRLVAAMELTATYLADPSAPGWVCPAPPKAGGSAGSLTFEIGLRHYGVDDGLSLPRTTAWVQRNRPSTTGIFMNWETLTHGS comes from the coding sequence ATGAGGCAGCGGGACGTCCTGGCGCGAGCGGCTCTCGGAGTCCTCGCGCTGCTCGCCCCCGTCGCGCTGGGGCTGGCCCCCCACGCCGAAGCCGAGTCCGTCGCGCCGACCGCCGCGCCGACCGCCGCGCCGACCGCCGAGGCCTCCGCCTCCGCCTCCGGGACCACGTCCGCGGCGACGGACGTCCCGGCCACCGAGGTGCTCCTGGACGACTTCGACGGCCACGGAGCCCCCGCTGCTGCGGCCGTGGGCGGGCAGTACCGCTCGTGGACCTCGCCCGGCGCGTCGCTGACGTCGTCAGGGGGGGCTCTGGAGGTCGCAGGTCTGGGACCCGGGTCCTCCTTCCACCTCTCGGCGTCGCAGGTGAGGGCCCGCGACGTGCTGGTCAGCAGCACCACCACGGCCGAGCCCGAGGGGGCTCGCTACTACGGGGGCGTGTCCGCGCGCGTGACGGCGGCGGGACGCTACGCGGCCACGGTGTCCACCGCGCAGACCGGCGAGGTGGTGGTCCGGGTCGACCGCGTCACCCGCACCGGGACCACCAGGCTCGGGCAGGGGGCGGTGACGGCGGTCCCCGGAGCGCCGCTGCACCTGGACCTCCGGGTCGAGGGGGCCGCCCCCACCCGGCTCCGGGCCCGGGCGTGGGTCGAGGGCGCGGCCGTCCCCGACTGGCAGGTCGTCGCCGCCGATGACGCAGCGGAGCTGTCAGGCCCTGGAGCCGTCAGCCTGCAGGGGTACCTGTCCCGCGCGGCGGCGAGCGCCTCGGTGCGTGTCGACGCCGTGTCGGCGTGGTCGTGGGACGCGACCGCCTCCGAGACCCCGAGCTCTCCGGCAGCCTCGGACGGGCCGGCGACGAGCCCGTCCGCCGCTCCTTCCCCCACCACCAGCGCTCCGCTCGTGACGCCCACCGCTCCGTCCCTGACCCCCAGCGCTCCGCTCGTGACGCCGTCGGCGGTGTCGACGACCCCGGCGACGACCCCGGCGACGACCCCGGCGACGACCCCGGCGACGACCCCGGCGACGACCCCGGCGACGACCGCGGCGACGACCGCGCCCGCGCCGTCCGCGTCCTCCGGGAGGCCGTCGCTGACGGGCTTCCAGCACCCGGGGATCGTCGTCAGCTCCGAGCAGCTGGTCTTCGTGCGGGCCCAGGTCGCCGCGTCTCGCGAGCCGTGGACGTCGGCGCTGGCGCGGGCCCGGGGCTCGTTCTACGCGAAGGCCTCCTGGGTGCCGCAGCCGGTCGCCCAGGTGAAGTGCGGCGCCAGCAGCAGTCTCAACACCGGGTGCACGGCCGAGACCGACGACGCCCAGGCGGCGTACACCAACGCGCTGCTGTTCTCCCTCACCGGTGAGCAGCGCTACGGCGACAAGGCCGTGCAGATCCTCGACGCCTGGTCGGGGGTGCTGCAGGGCCACAGCTTCGACACGTCGCTCTACAAGAACGGCCGCCTCCAGGCGGCGTGGGCGGGGCAGACCTTCTCCAAGGCCGCGGAGCTGGTCCGCTACAGCCGCGCCGGGTGGGCGCCGGACCGCGTCGCCCGCTTCGAGCAGATGCTCCGCACCGCGTTCCTGCCCATGGTCCGGGACGGCTGGACGGGCGGGGGGGCGAACTGGCAGCTGTCCATGGCCGAGGCGACGATGGACATCGGCGTCTTCCTGGACGACCGGGCGGTCTTCGACGACGGCGTCGCGGACTGGCGGGCGCAGGTGGTCTCCGCCTTCTACCTCACCTCCGACGGGCCCCAGCCGATCCCGCCGCTGGGCACCTACGTCAAGGCCAGCTACGTGCTCACCTACTGGTACGGGCCGTCGCGGTTCGTGGACGGGCTGGGTCAGGAGACCTGCCGGGACCTCGGCCACACCGCGATGGGACTGGCCGCTGCGCTCAACGCCGCCGAGACGGCCCAGATCCAGGGGCTGGACCTCTTCGAGGAGCAGCGCCCCCGCCTGGTGGCGGCGATGGAGCTGACCGCCACCTACCTGGCCGACCCCTCCGCCCCGGGATGGGTGTGCCCCGCCCCTCCGAAGGCCGGGGGCTCGGCGGGTTCGCTCACCTTCGAGATCGGCCTGCGCCACTACGGGGTCGACGACGGGCTCTCCCTGCCCCGGACCACCGCCTGGGTCCAGCGCAACCGTCCCTCCACGACGGGCATCTTCATGAACTGGGAGACGCTCACGCACGGGTCGTGA
- a CDS encoding dTDP-4-dehydrorhamnose 3,5-epimerase family protein, protein MLIEPLPVAGAWSITPKQFGDDRGTFLEAFKNDALAEVIGHPLTVAQVNCSVSAAGALRGVHFADVPPGQAKYVTCTVGAVLDVVVDIRVGSPTFGQWTSVLLDDVDRRAVYLAEGLGHAFCSLADGSTVTYLCSTGYNPTAEHGIHPLDPALGIEWPTRGRDGQSLTYELSAKDQAAPTLAQAREAGLLPTWEATRAHAAVQA, encoded by the coding sequence GTGCTGATCGAGCCCCTTCCCGTCGCCGGCGCGTGGTCCATCACCCCCAAGCAGTTCGGGGACGACCGCGGCACCTTCCTCGAGGCCTTCAAGAACGACGCCCTCGCCGAGGTCATCGGCCACCCGCTCACCGTCGCGCAGGTCAACTGCTCGGTCTCGGCGGCCGGGGCGCTGCGCGGCGTGCACTTCGCCGACGTGCCCCCCGGCCAGGCCAAGTACGTCACGTGCACCGTCGGCGCCGTGCTCGACGTCGTCGTCGACATCCGGGTCGGCTCCCCCACCTTCGGGCAGTGGACCTCGGTGCTGCTGGACGACGTCGACCGGCGCGCCGTCTACCTCGCCGAGGGCCTCGGCCACGCCTTCTGCTCCCTGGCCGACGGCTCCACCGTCACCTACCTGTGCTCCACCGGCTACAACCCCACCGCCGAGCACGGGATCCACCCGCTGGACCCGGCCCTGGGCATCGAGTGGCCGACCCGCGGGCGCGACGGGCAGTCGCTGACCTACGAGCTGTCCGCCAAGGACCAGGCCGCGCCGACCCTGGCCCAGGCGCGCGAGGCGGGCCTGCTGCCCACCTGGGAGGCCACCCGCGCGCACGCGGCGGTGCAGGCGTGA
- the rfbD gene encoding dTDP-4-dehydrorhamnose reductase, giving the protein MRVLVTGAAGMLGQDVVALLRARGHRVTAATRTDVDVTDPASLAAAVPGHDAVVNCTAHTAVDAAETDVEAAELLNTTAPGLLGAACAQAGARLVHVSTDYVFSGEADLDDDGRPLPYAEDAPVAPRSVYGRTKAAGERAARQAQPDTLVVRTAWLYGAGKGCFPTTIARAARERGAVSVVDDQVGQPTWTADVARVVADLLAVGAPAGTYHATSSGRTSWFGFTRAVLASAGLDPRAASPTTSEAFARPAPRPAWSVLGHEALVAAGVEPIGDWAERWDAAAVVVLGG; this is encoded by the coding sequence GTGAGGGTCCTCGTCACCGGCGCCGCCGGCATGCTCGGCCAGGACGTCGTGGCGCTGCTGCGCGCCCGCGGCCACCGGGTGACGGCGGCGACCCGCACCGACGTGGACGTCACCGACCCGGCCTCCCTGGCCGCCGCGGTGCCGGGCCACGACGCGGTGGTGAACTGCACGGCGCACACCGCGGTCGACGCCGCCGAGACCGACGTCGAGGCGGCCGAGCTCCTCAACACCACCGCTCCCGGGCTGCTGGGGGCGGCCTGCGCGCAGGCCGGCGCCCGGCTGGTGCACGTCTCCACCGACTACGTGTTCTCCGGCGAGGCCGACCTCGACGACGACGGGCGGCCGCTGCCGTACGCCGAGGATGCACCCGTCGCCCCGCGCTCGGTCTACGGGCGCACCAAGGCCGCCGGGGAGCGCGCGGCGCGCCAGGCGCAGCCCGACACCCTCGTGGTGCGCACCGCCTGGCTGTACGGGGCGGGCAAGGGCTGCTTCCCCACGACCATCGCCCGGGCCGCGCGGGAGCGCGGCGCGGTGAGCGTGGTGGACGACCAGGTGGGCCAGCCGACGTGGACCGCGGACGTCGCGCGGGTCGTGGCGGACCTGCTCGCGGTGGGCGCACCGGCGGGGACCTACCACGCGACCTCCAGCGGGCGGACCAGCTGGTTCGGCTTCACGAGGGCGGTGCTGGCCTCGGCGGGGCTGGACCCCCGCGCGGCGAGCCCGACGACGAGCGAGGCGTTCGCGCGCCCGGCGCCGCGCCCGGCGTGGTCGGTGCTGGGCCACGAGGCGCTGGTCGCGGCGGGCGTGGAGCCCATCGGCGACTGGGCGGAGCGCTGGGACGCGGCCGCCGTCGTCGTCCTCGGCGGCTGA